Proteins encoded in a region of the Streptomyces sp. NBC_00513 genome:
- the dapC gene encoding succinyldiaminopimelate transaminase has product MAAVSDRLPAFPWDKLEPYKATAVAHADGIVDLSVGTPVDPVPEVIRRALIEAADSPGYPTVWGTVALRDAITGWLRGRLGASAAGHRNVLPVVGSKELVAWLPTQLGLGAGDKVAYPRLAYPTYEVGARLCGAEAVVYDDPTELDPAGVKLLWLNSPSNPTGKVIPKEDLIRIVAWAREHGVLLFSDECYLELGWDTDPVSVLHDDVCGGSYEGIVAVHSLSKRSNLAGYRAAFIAGDAAVLGELLEIRKHGGMMTAAPVQNAVVAALGDDAHVAAQRARYAARRDALRTALEAHGFRIEHSEAGLYLWATRDEPCWQTVAHLAELGILVAPGDFYGEAGANFVRVAVTATDERVEAAVKRLG; this is encoded by the coding sequence GACGGGATCGTCGACCTGTCGGTCGGCACGCCCGTCGACCCGGTCCCCGAGGTCATCCGGCGCGCCCTGATCGAGGCCGCGGACTCCCCGGGCTACCCGACGGTGTGGGGCACGGTCGCGCTGCGCGACGCGATCACCGGATGGTTGCGCGGACGCCTCGGCGCGAGCGCCGCCGGGCACCGCAACGTGCTGCCGGTGGTCGGCTCCAAGGAACTGGTGGCCTGGCTGCCGACCCAACTCGGCCTCGGCGCGGGCGACAAGGTGGCCTACCCCCGGCTCGCCTACCCGACGTACGAGGTCGGCGCGCGCCTGTGCGGCGCCGAGGCCGTCGTGTACGACGACCCGACCGAACTCGACCCCGCCGGCGTGAAGTTGCTGTGGCTCAACTCCCCGTCCAACCCCACCGGCAAGGTCATCCCCAAGGAAGACCTGATCCGGATCGTGGCCTGGGCGCGCGAACACGGCGTCCTGCTGTTCAGCGACGAGTGCTACCTGGAACTGGGCTGGGACACCGACCCCGTCTCGGTCCTCCACGACGACGTGTGCGGCGGCTCGTACGAGGGCATCGTGGCCGTCCACTCGCTCTCCAAGCGCTCCAACCTCGCCGGCTACCGGGCCGCCTTCATCGCCGGTGACGCGGCGGTGCTGGGCGAGCTGCTGGAGATCCGCAAGCACGGCGGCATGATGACCGCCGCCCCCGTCCAGAACGCCGTGGTCGCGGCCCTCGGCGACGACGCCCACGTCGCCGCGCAGCGCGCCCGGTACGCGGCCCGCCGCGACGCGCTGCGCACCGCCCTGGAGGCGCACGGCTTCCGCATCGAGCACAGCGAGGCCGGCCTGTACCTGTGGGCGACCCGCGACGAGCCCTGCTGGCAGACCGTGGCCCACCTCGCCGAACTGGGCATCCTGGTCGCCCCGGGCGACTTCTACGGGGAGGCGGGCGCGAACTTCGTCCGCGTCGCCGTCACCGCCACCGACGAACGGGTCGAGGCCGCGGTCAAGCGCCTCGGCTGA
- the dapE gene encoding succinyl-diaminopimelate desuccinylase: protein MPESELDLTLDAAELTARLVDIPSVSGDEKVLADLVEDALRGLPHLTVDRFGNNVVARTHLGRAERVVLAGHLDTVPIADNVPSRLDENDVLWGCGTTDMKSGVAVQLRIAATVPEPNRDLTFVFYDQEEVAADLNGLGKVAEAHPDWLVGDFAVLLEPSNAEVEGGCQGTLRVLLRTSGERAHSARSWMGSNAIHGASPILATLAAYEPRKPVIDGLEYHEGLNAVRIEGGVANNVIPDSCTVTVNFRYAPDRDEAQALAHVKEVFAHCDIAEFVVDDSSGGALPGLAHPAAAAFMEAVGGRAMPKFGWTDVSRFSALGVPAVNYGPGDALLAHKVDERVETKAILHCEERLRAWLTS, encoded by the coding sequence ATGCCCGAATCCGAGCTGGACCTCACCCTGGACGCTGCCGAGCTGACCGCCCGGCTCGTCGACATCCCTTCCGTGAGCGGCGACGAGAAGGTACTCGCCGACCTCGTGGAAGACGCGCTGCGCGGCCTCCCGCACCTCACCGTCGACCGCTTCGGCAACAACGTCGTCGCCCGTACGCACCTCGGCCGCGCCGAACGCGTCGTGCTCGCCGGGCACCTCGACACCGTGCCGATCGCCGACAACGTCCCGTCCCGACTGGACGAGAACGACGTCCTGTGGGGCTGCGGAACGACGGACATGAAGTCCGGCGTCGCCGTGCAACTGCGCATCGCGGCCACCGTGCCCGAGCCGAACCGGGACCTCACCTTCGTCTTCTACGACCAGGAGGAGGTCGCCGCCGACCTCAACGGCCTGGGCAAGGTGGCCGAGGCCCACCCCGACTGGCTCGTCGGCGACTTCGCGGTCCTGCTCGAACCCTCCAACGCCGAGGTCGAGGGCGGCTGCCAGGGCACCCTGCGGGTCCTGCTGCGGACCAGCGGCGAACGCGCCCACTCGGCCCGCAGTTGGATGGGCTCCAACGCCATCCACGGCGCGAGCCCGATCCTCGCCACGCTGGCCGCGTACGAACCGCGCAAGCCCGTCATCGACGGCCTGGAGTACCACGAGGGCCTCAACGCGGTCCGCATCGAGGGCGGCGTCGCCAACAACGTCATCCCGGACTCCTGCACGGTGACGGTCAACTTCCGCTACGCCCCCGATCGCGACGAGGCGCAGGCCCTGGCCCACGTCAAGGAGGTCTTCGCGCACTGCGACATCGCCGAGTTCGTGGTCGACGACTCCTCCGGCGGTGCCCTCCCCGGCCTCGCCCACCCGGCGGCCGCGGCGTTCATGGAGGCCGTCGGCGGCCGGGCCATGCCCAAGTTCGGCTGGACGGACGTCTCCCGCTTCAGCGCCCTCGGCGTCCCCGCGGTCAACTACGGCCCGGGCGACGCGCTGCTGGCCCACAAGGTCGACGAGCGGGTCGAGACGAAGGCGATCCTGCACTGCGAGGAACGACTCCGCGCCTGGCTGACCTCCTGA
- a CDS encoding TIGR00730 family Rossman fold protein, protein MGNPGNLGGNARRRPEEQQLGPVLRRRSQVQAGSTTDQRLLDSAGPSEWVHTDPWRVLRIQSEFIEGFGTLAELPPAISVFGSARTPVDSPEYEAGVRIGHALVDAGFAVITGGGPGAMEAANKGAREANGISVGLGIELPFEQGLNQHVDLGLNFRYFFVRKTMFVKYSQGFVVLPGGLGTLDEMFEALTLVQTQKITRFPIVLFGTEYWSGLIDWLKNTVIAQGKASERDLYLFHVTDDVDEAIALVTKEVGK, encoded by the coding sequence ATGGGCAACCCCGGCAATCTCGGCGGGAACGCTCGTCGTCGGCCCGAGGAGCAGCAGCTCGGTCCGGTGCTGCGCAGGCGGAGTCAGGTCCAGGCGGGCAGTACGACGGACCAGCGGCTGCTGGACTCGGCCGGACCCTCCGAATGGGTGCACACCGATCCCTGGCGGGTCCTGCGCATCCAGTCGGAGTTCATCGAGGGCTTCGGCACGCTGGCGGAGTTGCCGCCGGCGATCAGCGTGTTCGGGTCGGCCCGTACTCCGGTGGACTCGCCGGAGTACGAGGCGGGCGTACGGATCGGGCACGCGCTCGTCGACGCCGGCTTCGCCGTCATCACGGGCGGCGGCCCCGGCGCCATGGAGGCCGCCAACAAGGGTGCGCGCGAGGCCAACGGGATCTCGGTCGGCCTGGGCATCGAGCTGCCCTTCGAACAGGGCCTGAACCAGCACGTCGACCTGGGTTTGAACTTCCGCTACTTCTTCGTCCGCAAGACGATGTTCGTGAAGTACAGCCAGGGCTTCGTGGTCCTGCCGGGCGGACTCGGCACGCTGGACGAGATGTTCGAGGCGCTGACCCTGGTCCAGACGCAGAAGATCACCCGCTTCCCGATCGTGCTGTTCGGCACGGAGTACTGGAGCGGGCTGATCGACTGGCTGAAGAACACGGTGATCGCGCAGGGCAAGGCCTCCGAGCGCGACCTGTACCTCTTCCACGTCACCGACGACGTGGACGAGGCCATCGCGCTGGTGACCAAGGAAGTCGGCAAGTAG
- the folP gene encoding dihydropteroate synthase: MLRLGRREFDTDEPVIMAIVNRTPDSFYDQGATFRDEPALDRVEQAVAEGAAIIDIGGVKAGPGEHVDAVEEARRTVGFVSEVRRRHPDVVISVDTWRHEVGEAVCEAGADLLNDAWGGVDPRLAEVAARYDVGIVCTHAGGVEPRTRPHRTSYEDVMADILRVTVGLAERAASLGVRRDAIMIDPGHDFGKNTRHSLEATRRLAEMTDTGWPVLVSLSNKDFVGETLDKPVKERLLGTLATTAVSAWLGAQVYRVHEVAETRQVLDMVRSIQGLRPPAVARRGLA, from the coding sequence ATGCTGCGACTGGGCAGGCGCGAGTTCGACACCGACGAGCCGGTGATCATGGCCATCGTGAACCGGACTCCGGACTCCTTCTACGACCAGGGCGCGACGTTCCGCGACGAGCCCGCGTTGGACCGGGTCGAGCAGGCGGTCGCCGAGGGCGCCGCGATCATCGACATCGGTGGGGTCAAGGCCGGTCCGGGCGAGCACGTGGACGCGGTCGAGGAGGCCCGCCGTACCGTCGGGTTCGTGTCCGAGGTGCGCCGACGCCACCCGGACGTGGTGATCAGCGTGGACACCTGGCGGCACGAGGTCGGCGAGGCCGTGTGCGAGGCCGGCGCCGATCTGCTGAACGACGCGTGGGGCGGGGTGGATCCCCGGCTCGCGGAGGTCGCCGCCCGGTACGACGTCGGCATCGTGTGCACCCACGCCGGTGGGGTCGAGCCGCGCACCCGCCCGCACCGGACCTCGTACGAGGACGTGATGGCGGACATCCTGCGCGTCACGGTGGGCCTGGCCGAGCGGGCGGCCTCGCTGGGCGTCCGGCGGGACGCGATCATGATCGATCCGGGTCACGACTTCGGGAAGAACACCCGCCACTCGCTGGAGGCCACCCGGCGCCTGGCGGAGATGACCGACACGGGTTGGCCGGTGCTGGTCTCCCTGTCCAACAAGGACTTCGTCGGCGAGACCCTCGACAAGCCGGTCAAGGAGCGCCTGCTGGGCACCCTGGCCACGACGGCCGTCTCGGCCTGGCTGGGCGCGCAGGTCTACCGGGTCCACGAGGTCGCGGAGACGCGGCAGGTCCTGGACATGGTGCGCTCGATCCAGGGGCTGCGGCCCCCGGCGGTCGCCCGCCGGGGACTCGCGTAG
- a CDS encoding DivIVA domain-containing protein: MIVFWFLLIALVVVVAAVTLAVVGGGAEAVLPEAEPDRVADGLPDARPVARTDIDALRLPVAARGYRMAEVDDVLDRLGAELAERDARIAELTARLAAAAEDDAPAAAAGRVDLGKDGR, from the coding sequence ATGATCGTGTTCTGGTTCTTGCTGATCGCGCTGGTCGTGGTCGTCGCCGCGGTCACCCTCGCGGTCGTCGGTGGAGGTGCCGAGGCGGTCCTGCCCGAGGCCGAGCCGGACCGGGTCGCCGACGGGCTGCCCGACGCCCGCCCCGTCGCCCGGACGGACATCGACGCGCTCCGCCTGCCCGTCGCCGCGCGCGGCTACCGGATGGCCGAGGTCGACGACGTACTGGACCGGCTGGGCGCCGAGCTGGCGGAGCGCGACGCGCGGATCGCGGAACTCACGGCGCGGCTCGCGGCCGCGGCCGAGGACGACGCGCCCGCCGCCGCGGCGGGCCGGGTGGACCTCGGCAAGGACGGACGATGA
- a CDS encoding DNA-3-methyladenine glycosylase I: protein MTGSAVAGPDGDPRCPWAVSTEDYLAYHDTEWGRPVHGDDALYERLCLEAFQSGLSWITILRRREGFRKAFADFEIAAVARFDESDAARLLLDEGIIRNRLKIEATLANARVLAGWKEGRLDELIWSHAPKRPGRAPRTVADVPAITDESTALAKELKKAGIRFVGPTTAYALMQACGLVNDHLAGCVSRDGS, encoded by the coding sequence ATGACCGGCTCCGCGGTCGCCGGCCCCGACGGCGACCCGCGCTGCCCGTGGGCCGTGTCCACCGAGGACTACCTCGCCTACCACGACACGGAATGGGGCCGCCCGGTCCACGGGGACGACGCGCTGTACGAGCGGCTCTGTCTGGAGGCGTTCCAGTCGGGCCTGTCCTGGATCACGATCCTGCGACGCCGCGAGGGCTTCCGGAAGGCGTTCGCGGACTTCGAGATCGCGGCGGTGGCACGGTTCGACGAGAGCGACGCGGCGCGGTTGCTGCTGGACGAGGGCATCATCCGCAACCGGCTGAAGATCGAGGCCACGCTGGCGAACGCACGGGTCCTGGCGGGCTGGAAGGAAGGGCGGCTGGACGAGCTGATCTGGTCCCACGCCCCGAAGCGGCCGGGCCGGGCGCCGAGGACCGTCGCCGACGTCCCGGCGATCACCGACGAGTCCACGGCCCTCGCGAAGGAACTCAAGAAGGCCGGCATCCGCTTCGTCGGCCCGACCACGGCCTACGCCCTGATGCAGGCCTGCGGTCTGGTCAACGACCACCTCGCCGGCTGCGTCTCCCGCGACGGATCCTGA
- a CDS encoding enoyl-CoA hydratase/isomerase family protein yields MADSVLYEVTDGLATITINRPDAMNAMNTETKVALRDAVEAAGSDTAVRAVLLTAAGDRAFCVGQDLKEHIGNLAADRETGSSLTMSTVAEHYNPIVRALTQMPKPVVAGVNGVAAGAGFGFALAADFRVVADTASFNTSFAGVALTADSGVSWTLPRLIGASRAADLLFFPRSVKAKEAFELGIANRLVPSESLAAEAESVARALAAGPTVAYAALKESLAYGASHGLPEALTREDELQTRAGASEDHGIAVRAFLAKETPKYLGR; encoded by the coding sequence ATGGCCGACAGCGTGCTCTACGAAGTGACCGACGGACTCGCGACCATCACGATCAACCGGCCCGACGCGATGAACGCCATGAACACCGAGACCAAGGTCGCCCTGCGCGACGCGGTCGAGGCGGCCGGCTCCGACACGGCGGTACGGGCGGTCCTGCTGACCGCGGCCGGCGACCGGGCCTTCTGCGTCGGCCAGGACCTCAAGGAGCACATCGGGAACCTGGCCGCCGACCGCGAGACCGGCTCTTCGCTGACGATGAGCACGGTCGCGGAGCACTACAACCCCATCGTGCGGGCGCTCACGCAGATGCCGAAGCCGGTGGTCGCGGGCGTCAACGGGGTCGCGGCCGGGGCCGGCTTCGGGTTCGCGCTGGCGGCCGACTTCCGGGTGGTGGCCGACACGGCGTCGTTCAACACCTCGTTCGCGGGGGTCGCGCTGACCGCCGACTCGGGGGTGTCCTGGACCCTGCCGCGTCTGATCGGTGCCTCGCGCGCCGCCGACCTGCTGTTCTTCCCGCGGTCCGTGAAGGCGAAGGAGGCGTTCGAGCTGGGCATCGCGAACCGTCTGGTGCCGTCGGAGTCGCTGGCCGCCGAGGCCGAGTCCGTGGCCCGCGCCCTCGCGGCGGGCCCCACGGTGGCCTACGCGGCCCTCAAGGAGTCCCTGGCGTACGGGGCCTCCCACGGCCTCCCGGAGGCGCTCACCCGCGAGGACGAGCTCCAGACGCGCGCCGGGGCGTCCGAGGACCACGGGATCGCGGTGCGGGCGTTCCTGGCGAAGGAGACCCCGAAGTACCTGGGTCGCTGA
- a CDS encoding DUF3117 domain-containing protein — protein MAAMKPRTGDGPLEVTKEGRGIVMRVPLEGGGRLVVELTPDEADALGDALKKVVG, from the coding sequence ATGGCGGCCATGAAGCCGCGGACGGGCGACGGCCCGCTCGAGGTCACCAAGGAGGGGCGGGGCATCGTCATGCGCGTACCGCTCGAGGGCGGCGGTCGGCTCGTCGTCGAGCTGACTCCGGACGAAGCGGACGCCCTGGGTGACGCCCTGAAGAAGGTCGTCGGCTAA
- a CDS encoding O-methyltransferase: MRQLWGQERVISGNRQTSWAFADAFVAEDDALRWARDRSREAGLRSVSPGTGAALRLLAATADAKAVAEIGTGTGVSGIHLLHGMRPDGVLTTVDPEADRQAFARQAFRAAGFAVNRARFIPGRALDVLPRLADGGYDLVFCDGDPTESLDYLAESLRLLRPGGLVCFEGVFSDGRTVDSAAQPVEVLRVRELLRTVRETPALEAALLPVGDGLLCAVRR; encoded by the coding sequence TTGCGCCAACTATGGGGACAGGAGAGGGTCATTAGCGGCAACCGGCAGACGAGCTGGGCGTTCGCCGACGCGTTTGTCGCCGAGGACGACGCTCTGCGATGGGCCCGCGACCGGTCCAGGGAGGCGGGACTGCGTTCGGTCTCGCCCGGAACCGGGGCCGCGCTGCGCCTGCTGGCCGCCACCGCGGACGCCAAGGCGGTCGCCGAGATCGGCACCGGCACCGGCGTCTCCGGCATCCACCTCCTCCACGGAATGCGCCCCGACGGGGTGCTGACCACCGTGGATCCCGAAGCCGACCGACAGGCCTTCGCCCGCCAGGCGTTCCGCGCCGCGGGCTTCGCGGTCAACCGGGCCCGCTTCATCCCCGGCCGCGCGCTGGACGTACTGCCGCGGCTCGCCGACGGCGGGTACGACCTGGTCTTCTGCGACGGGGACCCCACCGAGTCCCTCGACTACCTCGCGGAATCGTTGCGGCTGCTGCGGCCCGGCGGGCTGGTGTGCTTCGAGGGGGTCTTCTCGGACGGCCGCACGGTCGACTCCGCGGCCCAGCCCGTGGAGGTGCTCCGGGTCCGCGAACTGCTGCGCACCGTCCGCGAGACCCCCGCCCTGGAGGCCGCGCTGCTCCCCGTGGGCGACGGCCTGCTGTGCGCGGTCCGGCGCTGA
- the sigE gene encoding RNA polymerase sigma factor SigE codes for MVGTPLDTTRADRGGAAAPVDRGGVLRRLFWSAGEPKSVTDIADRFHTTASATTATFAADAGSQAWTPPSWEEIVSTHSARVYRLAYRLTGNQHDAEDLTQEVFVRVFRSLSTYTPGTFEGWLHRITTNLFLDMVRRKQRIRFDALGDDAAERLPSREPSPQQVLHDTHFDADVQQALDTLAPEFRAAVVLCDIEGLSYEEIAATLGVKLGTVRSRIHRGRSHLRKALKHRSPEARAEQRALAGVAVGAPGAGGEGGAE; via the coding sequence ATGGTAGGGACTCCACTGGACACCACCAGAGCCGACAGGGGAGGTGCGGCTGCGCCTGTGGATCGTGGAGGCGTGCTCAGGCGCCTCTTCTGGTCGGCCGGCGAGCCGAAATCCGTGACCGACATTGCTGACCGCTTCCACACCACCGCATCCGCTACCACCGCGACCTTTGCCGCCGATGCGGGCTCGCAGGCGTGGACCCCTCCCTCGTGGGAGGAGATCGTCAGCACGCACAGTGCGCGGGTCTACCGTCTCGCCTACCGCCTGACGGGCAACCAGCACGACGCCGAGGACCTGACGCAGGAAGTCTTCGTCCGCGTCTTCCGCTCGTTGTCCACGTACACGCCCGGCACGTTCGAGGGCTGGCTGCACCGCATCACGACGAATCTCTTCCTGGACATGGTCCGCCGCAAGCAGCGGATCCGCTTCGACGCGCTCGGCGACGACGCCGCGGAGCGGCTGCCCAGCCGCGAGCCGTCCCCCCAGCAGGTGCTGCACGACACGCACTTCGACGCGGACGTGCAGCAGGCGCTGGACACCCTCGCCCCCGAGTTCCGCGCGGCCGTGGTGCTGTGTGACATCGAGGGCCTGTCGTACGAGGAGATCGCCGCCACGCTCGGCGTGAAGCTCGGCACCGTGCGCAGCCGCATTCACCGCGGCCGCTCCCACCTGCGCAAGGCGCTCAAGCACCGGTCTCCCGAGGCCCGTGCGGAGCAGCGCGCGCTGGCCGGGGTGGCGGTGGGTGCGCCGGGTGCCGGGGGAGAGGGCGGAGCCGAGTGA
- a CDS encoding zf-HC2 domain-containing protein codes for MTGARPSPAEQHLGDRLAALVDGELSHDVRERVLAHLATCPKCKAEADAQRRVKSMFVESAPPPLSAGLLARLQGLPGGDPDGPPPPSGPPGADPLSSFGYAAPASSREGFRIHEMGRPRRRFAFVAAGAVSLAAIALGGSLPLDAVEPNARGDAPATRPGPYAPLTDAVVRDRLPSPGGLPTLTSPGPTVSARPAVSLSR; via the coding sequence GTGACCGGAGCCCGTCCGTCCCCCGCCGAACAACACCTGGGCGACCGTCTCGCCGCCCTCGTGGACGGTGAGTTGAGCCATGACGTGCGCGAGCGGGTGCTCGCCCACCTGGCCACCTGCCCCAAATGCAAGGCCGAAGCCGACGCGCAGCGTCGGGTGAAGAGCATGTTCGTGGAGAGCGCGCCCCCGCCGCTGTCCGCCGGACTGCTGGCCCGCCTCCAAGGCCTTCCGGGTGGCGATCCCGACGGTCCGCCGCCGCCCTCCGGCCCGCCGGGTGCCGACCCGTTGTCCTCCTTCGGGTACGCCGCGCCGGCGTCCTCGCGCGAGGGTTTCAGGATCCATGAGATGGGGCGACCCAGACGTCGCTTCGCGTTCGTCGCCGCGGGAGCCGTGTCGTTGGCCGCCATCGCGCTCGGCGGGTCGCTGCCGCTGGACGCCGTCGAGCCGAACGCCCGGGGAGACGCGCCCGCGACCAGGCCCGGGCCGTACGCGCCGTTGACCGACGCCGTGGTCCGCGACCGGCTGCCCAGCCCCGGTGGCCTGCCCACGCTCACCTCGCCCGGCCCCACCGTGTCGGCCCGCCCGGCGGTCTCCCTGTCCCGGTGA
- a CDS encoding S1C family serine protease translates to MSDSQQTDASRAPQWWSRPDGPAKARPAEVPPQRSDPQGSDPQRSDPEHGPLSDPHTASDPHTAPDPYAATVVDAEAGTGAEVEPDAGPEVAPRYDPWAARPLHVVDRGREPRGFRMWRVVALAVGVALLAGGVGGFLGVLAERRSSTRLELPQAAVDSKGRAPDSVAGIAASALPGVVTLHVSGGGGSGTGTGFVLDPQGHILTNNHVVADAKDITVTFSTGESVPATLVGRDGGYDLAVVKVEGVRGLRPLTLGNSENVKVGDPVVAIGAPFDLSNTVTAGIISATGRPITAGGDKGDGSDISYVDALQTDAPINPGNSGGPLLDARAHVVGINSAIRGADKSGDGDEEDRQSGSIGLGFAIPVNQGKRVAEELIGTGHATHPVIGVTLDMQYKGDGARVGTKAADGKPAVVADGPGARAGIKAGDVITKVDGQRVHGGDELIIKIRAHRPGDSLNLTVLRDGGERTLDVVLGSADGS, encoded by the coding sequence ATGTCCGACAGCCAGCAGACCGATGCGTCGCGGGCGCCACAGTGGTGGAGCCGGCCCGACGGCCCTGCGAAGGCGCGACCGGCGGAGGTGCCCCCGCAGCGCTCCGACCCGCAGGGCTCGGACCCGCAGCGCTCGGACCCGGAGCACGGGCCCCTGAGCGACCCGCACACCGCTTCCGATCCGCACACCGCTCCCGACCCGTACGCCGCGACCGTGGTCGATGCCGAGGCCGGTACCGGTGCGGAGGTCGAACCCGACGCGGGGCCCGAGGTCGCGCCGCGGTACGACCCCTGGGCGGCCCGGCCGCTGCACGTGGTGGACCGGGGGCGGGAGCCGCGCGGGTTCCGCATGTGGCGGGTGGTGGCCCTCGCGGTCGGCGTCGCCCTCCTCGCCGGCGGCGTCGGCGGCTTCCTGGGCGTCCTCGCGGAGCGCCGCAGCAGCACCCGCCTCGAACTCCCGCAGGCCGCCGTCGACTCCAAGGGGCGGGCCCCCGACAGCGTCGCGGGGATCGCGGCCTCGGCGCTGCCCGGTGTGGTCACCCTCCACGTCAGCGGCGGCGGGGGCAGCGGCACGGGCACGGGCTTCGTGCTCGACCCGCAGGGACACATCCTCACCAACAACCACGTCGTCGCCGACGCCAAGGACATAACGGTCACCTTCAGTACCGGTGAGAGCGTCCCCGCCACACTCGTGGGCCGGGACGGCGGCTACGACCTGGCCGTGGTCAAGGTCGAAGGGGTGCGCGGACTGCGGCCCCTGACCCTCGGAAACTCCGAGAACGTCAAGGTCGGCGACCCGGTGGTGGCCATCGGAGCCCCCTTCGACCTCTCCAACACCGTCACCGCGGGCATCATCAGCGCCACCGGGCGCCCCATCACCGCGGGCGGCGACAAGGGCGACGGCAGCGACATCAGCTACGTCGACGCCCTCCAGACCGACGCGCCGATCAACCCCGGCAACTCCGGCGGCCCGCTCCTCGACGCCCGCGCCCACGTCGTCGGCATCAACAGCGCCATCCGGGGCGCCGACAAGAGCGGCGACGGAGACGAGGAGGACCGCCAGAGCGGCAGCATCGGCCTCGGCTTCGCCATCCCCGTGAACCAGGGCAAGCGGGTCGCGGAGGAACTCATCGGCACCGGGCACGCCACCCATCCGGTCATCGGAGTCACCCTCGACATGCAGTACAAGGGCGACGGAGCCCGTGTCGGGACCAAGGCCGCGGACGGCAAGCCCGCGGTCGTCGCCGACGGGCCGGGAGCCCGCGCCGGGATCAAGGCGGGCGACGTGATCACCAAGGTGGACGGGCAGCGCGTGCACGGCGGGGACGAGCTCATCATCAAGATCCGGGCCCACCGGCCGGGCGATTCCCTGAACCTGACCGTGCTGCGCGACGGCGGGGAGCGCACGCTGGACGTCGTGCTGGGTTCGGCCGACGGCTCGTGA
- a CDS encoding sec-independent translocase, giving the protein MFNDIGALELVTIVVLAILVFGPDKLPKMIQDVTGVIRKIRSFSDSAKHDIRSELGPEFKDFEFEDLNPKTFIRKQLTENEDLKDIRSSFDLRKELNDVTDAVNGKEPAAPATPSASAATPAASTGPDLLKKPAAPSPEQRTPFDADAT; this is encoded by the coding sequence GTGTTCAACGACATAGGCGCACTCGAGCTGGTCACGATCGTCGTGCTGGCCATTCTCGTGTTCGGTCCGGACAAACTGCCGAAGATGATCCAGGACGTCACCGGGGTGATCCGCAAGATCCGGTCGTTCTCGGACAGTGCCAAACACGACATCCGCTCCGAACTGGGTCCGGAATTCAAGGACTTCGAGTTCGAGGACCTCAATCCCAAGACGTTCATCCGCAAGCAGCTGACGGAGAACGAGGACCTCAAGGACATCCGCAGCAGTTTCGACCTCCGCAAGGAGCTCAACGACGTCACCGACGCCGTGAACGGCAAGGAGCCCGCCGCGCCCGCGACCCCGTCCGCGTCCGCCGCCACGCCCGCCGCGAGCACCGGCCCCGACCTGCTGAAGAAGCCCGCCGCCCCGTCCCCCGAGCAGCGCACTCCCTTCGACGCCGACGCCACCTGA